In Oryzias melastigma strain HK-1 linkage group LG10, ASM292280v2, whole genome shotgun sequence, a single window of DNA contains:
- the LOC112153364 gene encoding nuclear factor 7, ovary-like — MAERAALLEYLNCHICSETFNDSVTLSCNHNFCSSCLQKFWEQTPNKNCPICKRKSSKDVPGVNFSLKKLADSFAGRRKSESSETKTGEQKIIEVCRKHSGESKLFCKDEQRAFCSVCEFSQHQSHKVVPVEEAVRELKEELKSDLKSLQDKKMKYKEVEETYNQMIQHSKKQLLSTETQIRAEFNKLHQFLKEEEESRLAALREEEEQKMKTVSREMKRIEEQMSSLSESISAVEAELQKDKEAFLSSSKDTQSRARAQSSLSDPQLLSGALIDVAKHVGNLSFRVWEKMKEKVHFSPVFLDPNTACDVLYLSDDLTSLRLGETSQQFPDNPERNMKYPSVFGSEGFRSGKHSWEVEVGDYPFWFIGVVKESVNRKGEWFASPKDGIWCLSHRNGKYTNCVSQTVTVTKSLQKIRVQLDYDRGEVSFYNPEDMTHIYTHKDTFTEKLLPYFTVGESGDAKTSELQICPTD, encoded by the coding sequence CTCTGAGCTGCAACCACAACTTCTGTTCAAGCTGCCTGCAGAAGTTCTGGGAACAAACTCCCAACAAAAACTGTCccatctgtaaaagaaaatcatctAAAGATGTTCCTGGTGTGAACTTCAGCCTGAAGAAACTTGCTGACTCGTTTGCTGGAAGACGGAAATCTGAATcatcagagacaaaaacaggagaGCAGAAGATCATAGAGGTCTGCAGGAAACATTCAGGAGAATCCAAACTGTTCTGTAAAGACGAGCAGAGAGCTTTTTGTTCTGTCTGTGAGTTTTCTCAGCACCAGAGTCACAAAGTGGTTCCTGTAGAAGAAGCAGTCAgagagctgaaggaggagctgaaatCTGACTTAAAGTCTCTGcaggacaagaagatgaaataCAAAGAAGTGGAGGAAACGTACAATCAGATGATTCAACACTCCaagaagcagctgctgtccacagagacacagatcagagcagagttcaacaagctccaccagttcctgaaggaggaagaggagtccaGACTGGCAGCtctgagggaggaagaggagcagaagaTGAAGACTGTGAGCAGAGAGATGAAGAGGATCGAGGAGCAGATGTCCTCTCTGTCAGAAAGTATCAGTGCTGttgaagcagagctgcagaaagacAAGGAGGCGTTCCTCAGCAGTTCTAAAGACACTCAGAGCAGAGCCAGAGCCCAGAGCTCGCTGTCAGACCCACAGCTGCTCTCAGGAGCTCTGATAGATGTGGCCAAACATGTGGGCAACCTGTCCTTCAGAGTCTgggagaagatgaaggagaaggTCCACTTCAGTCCCGTCTTCCTGGACCCAAACACTGCATGTGATGTGCTTTATCTGTCTGATGATCTGACCAGTTTGAGACTAGGAGAAACTTCTCAGCAGTTTCCTGACAATCCAGAGAGAAACATGAAATATCCTTCTGTTTTTGGTTCTGAGGGCTTCAGATCAGGGAAACACAGctgggaggtggaggtgggagaTTATCCTTTCTGGTTCATTGGTGTGGTTAAAGAGTCTGTTAACAGGAAGGGAGAATGGTTTGCTTCACCAAAAGATGGAATCTGGTGTTTATCACACCGTAatggaaaatacacaaactgtGTTAGTCAGACTGTCACTGTGACCAAGAGTCTCCAGAAGATCAGAGTCCAGCTGGACTATGACAGGGGGGAGGTGTCATTCTACAACCCTGAAGACATGACTCACATCTACACTCACAAAGACACTTTCACTGAGAAACTTTTACCATATTTCACTGTTGGAGAATCTGGAGATGCAAAAACCTCTGAACTCCAAATCTGTCCGACTGACTGA
- the LOC112153368 gene encoding histone deacetylase 3-like, whose protein sequence is MPYKASQHDMCRFHSEDYIDFLQKVSPNNMQGFTKSLNTFNVGDDCPVFPGLFEFCSRYTGASLQGATQLNHKICDIAINWAGGLHHAKKFEASGFCYVNDIVISILELLKYHPRVLYIDIDIHHGDGVQEAFYLTDRVMTVSFHKYGNYFFPGTGDMYEVGAESGRYYCLNVPLRDGIDDQSYRQLFQPVIKQVVDFYQPTCIVLQCGADSLGCDRLGCFNLSIRGHGECVEFVKSFKIPLLVLGGGGYTVRNVARCWTYETSLLLEESISDELPYSEYFEYFAPDFTLHPDVSTRIENQNSRQYLEQIRQTVFENLKMLNHAPSVQIHDVPSDMLNYERTDDPDPDERGAEENYTRQEAANEFYDGDHDNDKESDVEI, encoded by the exons ATGCCGTACAAAGCCTCTCAGCACGACATGTGTCGGTTCCACTCTGAAGATTACATAGACTTCCTGCAGAAGGTCAGCCCCAACAACATGCAGGGCTTCACCAAGAGCCTGAACACCTTCAACGTAGGAGATGACTG TCCTGTGTTTCCAGGTCTGTTTGAGTTCTGTTCCAGATACACCGGAGCGTCTCTGCAGGGCGCCACGCAGCTCAACCACAAG ATCTGTGACATCGCCATCAACTGGGCTGGAGGTTTACATCACGCCAAAAAGTTTGAG GCGTCGGGGTTTTGCTACGTGAACGACATCGTCATCAGCATCCTGGAGCTTCTAAA GTACCACCCCCGCGTTCTGTACATCGACATCGACATTCACCATGGCGACGGGGTCCAGGAGGCCTTCTACCTGACGGACAGAGTCATGACCGTGTCCTTCCACAAGTACGGGAACTACTTCTTCCCGGGAACAG GTGACATGTACGAGGTGGGGGCCGAGAGCGGCCGCTACTACTGCCTGAACGTCCCGCTGCGAGACGGCATCGATGACCAGA GTTACAGGCAGCTGTTCCAGCCGGTCATCAAGCAGGTGGTGGATTTCTACCAGCCCACCTGCATCGTCCTGCAG TGTGGAGCCGATTCTCTGGGCTGTGACAGACTGGGCTGCTTCAACCTCAGCATACGGGGACACGG GGAGTGCGTGGAGTTCGTGAAGAGTTTTAAGATTCCTCTGTTGGTGCTCGGAGGAGGAGGGTACACTGTGAGGAACGTGGCTCGCTGCTG GACCTACGAGACGTCTCTGTTGCTGGAGGAGTCCATCAGTGACGAGCTGCCGTACAGCG AATATTTCGAGTACTTTGCTCCAGACTTCACTCTGCATCCTGATGTCAGCACCAGGATCGAGAACCAGAACTCCAGACAG TACCTGGAACAGATCCGTCAGACCGTGTTTGAgaacctgaagatgctgaaccaCGCGCCCAGCGTCCAGATCCACGACGTCCCGTCAGACATGCTGAACTACGAGCGCACAGACGACCCCGACCCGGACGAGAGGGGAGCTGAGGAGAACTACACCCG ACAAGAGGCAGCCAACGAATTCTACGACGGCGACCATGACAACGACAAAGAGAGCGACGTAGAAATTTAA
- the LOC112153362 gene encoding nuclear factor 7, ovary-like, whose protein sequence is MAEKADLLEYLNCHICSETFNDPVTLSCNHNFCSSCLQKFWEQTLNKNCPICKRKSSKDDPIVNFSLKKLADSFAGRQKSESSETKTGEQKIMEVCRKHSGETKLFCKDELRAFCSVCEFSQHQSHKVVPVEEAVRELKEELKSDLKSLQDKKMKYKEVEETYNQMIQHSKKQLLSTETQIRAEFNKLHQFLKEEEESRLAALREEEEQKRKTVSREMKRIQEQMSSLSESISAVEAELQKDKEAFLSSSKDTQSRARAQSSLSDPQLLSGALIDVAKHVGNLSFRVWEKMKEKVHFSPVLLDPNTASDDLCLSDDLTSVRRGETSQQLPDNPERNMNYTSVFGSEGFRSGKHSWEVEVGDHPHWYIGVAKESVNRKGERSASPKCGIWRLSYYKGKYINVVGQTVTVTKSLQKIRVHLDYDRGEVSFYNPEDMTHIYTHKDTFTEKLLPYFNVGKSGDAKTSKLQICPTD, encoded by the coding sequence ATGGCTGAGAAAGCTGATCTTCTTGAATACCTGAACTGTCACATTTGTTCAGAGACTTTCAATGATCCTGTAACTCTGAGCTGCAACCACAACTTCTGTTCAAGCTGCCTGCAGAAGTTCTGGGAACAAACTCTGAACAAAAACTGTCccatctgtaaaagaaaatcatctAAAGATGATCCTATTGTAAACTTCAGCCTGAAGAAACTTGCTGACTCGTTTGCTGGAAGACAGAAATCTGAATcatcagagacaaaaacaggagaGCAGAAGATCATGGAGGTCTGCAGGAAACATTCAGGAGAAACCAAACTCTTCTGTAAAGACGAGCTGAGAGCTTTTTGTTCTGTCTGTGAGTTTTCTCAGCACCAGAGTCACAAAGTGGTTCCTGTAGAAGAAGCAGTCAgagagctgaaggaggagctgaaatCTGACTTAAAGTCTCTGcaggacaagaagatgaaataCAAAGAAGTGGAGGAAACATACAATCAGATGATTCAACACTCCaagaagcagctgctgtccacagagacacagatcagagcagagttcaacaagctccaccagttcctgaaggaggaagaggagtccaGACTGGCAGCtctgagggaggaagaggagcagaagagGAAGACTGTGAGCAGAGAGATGAAGAGGATCCAGGAGCAGATGTCCTCTCTGTCAGAAAGTATCAGTGCTGttgaagcagagctgcagaaagacAAGGAGGCGTTCCTCAGCAGTTCTAAAGACACTCAGAGCAGAGCCAGAGCCCAGAGCTCGCTGTCAGACCCACAGCTGCTCTCAGGAGCTCTGATAGATGTGGCCAAACATGTGGGCAACCTGTCCTTCAGAGTCTgggagaagatgaaggagaaggTCCACTTCAGTCCCGTCCTCCTGGACCCAAACACTGCAAGTGATGATCTTTGTCTGTCTGATGATCTGACCAGTGTGAGACGAGGAGAAACTTCTCAGCAGCTTCCTGACAATCCAGAGAGAAACATGAATTATACTTCTGTTTTTGGTTCTGAGGGATTCAGATCAGGGAAACACAGctgggaggtggaggtgggagaTCATCCTCACTGGTACATTGGTGTGGCTAAAGAGTCTGTTAACAGGAAGGGAGAGAGGTCTGCTTCACCAAAATGTGGAATATGGCGTTTATCATACTATAAAGGAAAATACATAAACGTTGTTGGTCAGACTGTCACTGTGACCAAGAGTCTCCAGAAGATCAGAGTCCACCTGGACTATGACAGGGGGGAGGTGTCCTTCTACAACCCTGAAGACATGACTCACATCTACACTCACAAAGACACTTTCACTGAGAAACTTTTACCATATTTCAATGTTGGAAAATCTGGAGATGCAAAAAcctctaaactccaaatctgtCCGACTGACTGA